A genomic region of Gemmatimonadota bacterium contains the following coding sequences:
- a CDS encoding YaeQ family protein: protein MALSSTVYTFDIQLANMDRGVYETLGLRVACHPSETEEHLLTRVLAYCLEFTEGIAFSAGVSDTTEPAITVRDLTGAWKSWIEIGTPDAARLHRASKAAPRVVVYTHKQPATLLKALTGERIHRAEALELYAMDRALIAELAGRLERRLTFELSITERHLYLGIGGDTLTGVVERFTIPGPDGR, encoded by the coding sequence ATGGCACTCAGTTCGACGGTCTACACGTTCGACATCCAATTGGCCAACATGGACCGAGGGGTCTATGAGACGCTCGGACTCCGCGTCGCCTGTCACCCGTCGGAAACCGAGGAGCACCTGCTGACCAGAGTGCTCGCGTACTGTCTCGAGTTCACCGAGGGGATCGCTTTCTCGGCCGGGGTGTCCGACACGACCGAGCCCGCGATTACGGTGCGCGACTTGACCGGCGCCTGGAAGAGTTGGATCGAGATCGGCACCCCGGACGCCGCCCGGCTTCACCGCGCCAGCAAGGCGGCGCCCCGCGTCGTCGTCTACACTCACAAACAGCCGGCGACGTTGTTGAAGGCCCTGACAGGGGAACGGATCCACCGGGCCGAGGCGCTGGAGCTCTATGCGATGGACCGGGCGTTGATCGCCGAGTTGGCGGGCCGGCTCGAGCGGCGCCTTACGTTCGAGCTTTCGATCACCGAGCGGCACTTGTATCTGGGGATCGGTGGCGACACCCTGACCGGCGTGGTGGAACGGTTCACCATTCCCGGGCCGGACGGCCGTTAG
- a CDS encoding 4Fe-4S dicluster domain-containing protein — translation MSGDGPRAQHPAINVDHCIGCGACVTACPEGDVLAVIGGKAALVHSGRSVRFTPGTRAWSPLRHLGS, via the coding sequence TTGAGCGGCGATGGGCCCCGAGCCCAGCATCCGGCCATCAATGTGGACCACTGCATTGGCTGCGGCGCGTGCGTCACGGCGTGCCCCGAAGGTGACGTGTTGGCGGTCATCGGTGGCAAGGCGGCGTTGGTGCATAGCGGCCGGTCTGTCCGGTTCACTCCGGGCACCCGAGCGTGGTCTCCGCTTCGTCACCTTGGAAGCTGA